From a region of the Salvelinus alpinus chromosome 2, SLU_Salpinus.1, whole genome shotgun sequence genome:
- the LOC139567904 gene encoding transmembrane channel-like protein 7, producing MERDSVFHNDRLGAPRNPLLDQLPSYQSLLYRRKPSASGSTKRRGSSRTRLGSSSSGKWGQTTLARQHEEKHRTQTQQRPVRELPKPMAEKRRDKDQRLEQAKDLSSWSQWRQSTRRTLRRLKEDGFEMLSNLELWRGDIHVIEGMFGTGILSYFSFLRFLVLLNFIMFLLMFGFVILPIITAPHASGNTTFNHVDGSECSNYPSTSRRGLVVFHQHITDLLSGAGFLEQTYLFYGYYKVETIHFPKFTYNLPLAYLLVTIAYLFLSLIWIVKRSATGFKRKLVQDEDRFQSFCNKIFAGWDFCIVNDSAARLKRSSLLYELKTDLEEERIKQKIADRTRKEKCRIYLIRLILNLFVIAVLAACFYSIYIATNFSQKAQMTKVNFILDLIYEYLPSIVITLANFITPLIFSLIIQFEDYSPAFEIRFTLMRCVFMRLTSICVLLVSLWGQITSCQEGNCVCGYNHILYPCWESRVGQEMYKLMIFDFIIIGAVTVFVEFPRKLIVDYCDCGLAKWWGQQEFAIPQNVLEIVYGQTICWIGTFYCPLLPAICTIKYFIIFYIKKVTLVNNCRPATRPFRASSSNFFFLAVLLIGLALACIPVTIGIAQISCSQACGPFVNYTTSWEVLPRTVSQLPAGARTFLLAISSEAFAVSLFVITCLAMFYVIALAGAHKRVINQLREQLVMDGRDKRFLIQKLCQAQRTCAIRSTGSGFQSHSSDRVSPSYRSNSGVFLVQPPPDSATHV from the exons ATGGAGAGAGACTCAG TGTTCCACAATGACCGTCTGGGAGCACCACGTAACCCACTACTGGACCAGCTCCCCAGCTACCAGTCTCTGCTGTACCGCAGAAAGCCCTCAGCCTCGGGCAGTACCAAGCGCCGTGGCAGCTCACGGACCAGGCTGGGCTCCTCCAGCAGTGGGAAATGGGGACAGACCACATTGGCCAGACAGCATGAGGAGAAACACAGGACTCAGACCCAACAGAGACCAGTCAGGGAACTTCCCAAACCTATGGCGGAGAAACGCAGAGACAA GGACCAGCGTTTGGAGCAGGCCAAGGATCTGAGCAGTTGGAGCCAGTGGAGACAGAGCACCAGACGGACCCTGAGGAGACTGAAGGAGGATGGGTTTGAGATGCTCAGCAACCTGGAGCTCTGGAGGGGAGACATCCATGTCATTGAGG GGATGTTTGGCACGGGGATCCTGTCCTACTTCTCCTTCCTGCGTTTCCTGGTGCTGCTCAACTTCATCATGTTCCTGCTCATGTTCGGCTTCGTCATTCTGCCCATCATCACCGCCCCCCATGCCTCAGGGAACACCACATTCAACCACGTAGATG GCTCCGAGTGCAGTAACTACCCCAGCACCTCTCGCCGTGGCCTGGTGGTTTTCCACCAGCACATCACAGACCTCCTCTCAGGGGCG GGCTTTCTGGAGCAGACCTACCTCTTCTATGGTTACTACAAGGTAGAGACCATTCACTTCCCTAAGTTCACCTACAACCTGCCTCTGGCCTACCTGCTGGTCACCATAGCCTACCTCTTCCTCAGTCTCATATGGATAGTCAAAAG GTCTGCGACTGGCTTCAAGCGTAAACTGGTGCAGGACGAGGATCGCTTCCAGAGCTTCTGCAACAAGATCTTTGCCGGCTGGGACTTCTGTATCGTCAACGACAGCGCAGCCAGGCTCAAGAGGAGCAGTCTTCTTTATGAACTGAAG ACTGATCTGGAAGAGGAGCGCATCAAGCAGAAGATAGCAGACAGGACACGGAAGGAGAAGTGTAGGATCTACTTGATCCGACTGATCCTGAATCTGTTTGTGATCGCTGTACTGGCTGCCTGCTTCTACTCCATCTACATAGCCACCAACTTCTCCCAGAAAGCACAGATGACTAag GTGAACTTCATCCTGGACCTGATCTATGAGTATCTGCCTTCCATCGTCATCACCCTGGCCAACTTCATCACCCCCCTCATCTTCTCCCTCATCATCCAGTTTGAAGACTACTCCCCCGCCTTTGAGATCCGCTTCACTCTCATGAG GTGTGTGTTCATGCGCCTGACCAGTATCTGTGTGCTTCTCGTCTCTCTCTGGGGTCAGATCACCTCTTGCCAGGAAGGCAACTGTGTCTGCGGGTACAACCACATCCTGTACCCG TGTTGGGAGTCTCGCGTGGGCCAGGAGATGTACAAACTCATGATCTTCGATTTCATCATCATCGGTGCCGTCACTGTCTTTGTGGAGTTCCCTAGGAA ACTCATAGTGGACTACTGTGACTGCGGCCTGGCCAAGTGGTGGGGCCAGCAGGAGTTTGCCATCCCCCAGAACGTCCTGGAGATTGTGTACGGCCAGACCATCTGCTGGATCGGGACGTTCTACTGCCCCCTGCTGCCCGCCATCTGCACCATCAAGTACTTCATCATCTTCTACATCAAAAAG GTGACTCTGGTGAATAACTGCCGCCCGGCCACCCGTCCGTTCCGAGCCTCCAGCTCCAACTTCTTCTTCCTGGCTGTGCTGCTGATTGGCCTGGCACTGGCCTGTATACCTGTCACCATTGGCATTGCACA GATCAGCTGTTCCCAGGCCTGTGGTCCCTTCGTTAACTACACCACATCCTGGGAGGTGCTCCCCCGGACGGTGTCCCAGCTGCCTGCAGGAGCACGCACGTTCCTCCTGGCCATCTCCTCTGAGGCCTTCGCCGTCTCCCTCTTTGTCATCACATG CCTGGCCATGTTTTATGTCATTGCTCTAGCTGGAGCGCACAAGCGAGTGATCAACCAACTGAGGGAACAGCTAGTCATG GATGGGCGAGACAAGCGTTTCCTGATCCAGAAGCTGTGTCAGGCCCAGAGGACCTGTGCTATTAGATCCACAGGTTCGGGATTCCAGTCCCACTCCTCAGACAGAGTCAGCCCCAGCTACCGCTCCAACTCTGGGGTCTTCCTGGTCCAGCCACCCCCGGACTCTGCTACTCATGTCTGA